Proteins encoded in a region of the Nostoc sp. UHCC 0926 genome:
- a CDS encoding S8 family peptidase produces MILEDDFYLTDEQLDGASSEVRNQWGAEIDDKLENLLEHQILAEDGGIESTKRQQVIVHYKPTKLFDDFLNEFEDLDNSYRKRGEEFEFQYLDEFESLVNESIESLLKELPTAETGEHLRLGNAVVANLTPAEIKQIASRSDVEQIEFDTPLKLELDLSAVSVGVVEARTQKLVGTGKGVIVAVLDGEVDINHPDLKGRVVHKKNYTQEEWGNPHPHGTHVAGIIAGNGSKYKGMAPGAEIWSYKIFPTQPGESTESRGADAIEDVVKDMQQEKRLRIANCSWGSFSQTLDGNSVVSETAERATKLGLVLVKSAGNSGDQGPGSLTIPADARGDVIVVGASSRDSTSVMPFSSRGPTSDKRLKPDILAPGEKIMSAKPGGGYVRLSGTSMASPHIAGIAALILERYPKLQPLQVKKILMQSAKKLDSSEFDENAQGVGLVDAVKALQLAGQPLAEAEKVTAIPSLKEWTLREQVNIAVRNTGDETMQAVKATLVGPDGINLIGLDGKKVTSAEQDYGTLRVGAETTRDFGIEVPSKFKSPQCQLTLNLNFTTPTGKKKTRSYKLTHQVPSLQR; encoded by the coding sequence ATGATTTTAGAAGACGATTTTTACTTAACAGACGAGCAACTTGATGGCGCTTCAAGTGAAGTCCGCAATCAGTGGGGAGCCGAGATTGACGACAAACTTGAAAACCTTTTAGAGCATCAAATCCTGGCTGAAGATGGCGGTATCGAGTCTACTAAGCGCCAGCAGGTGATTGTTCATTACAAACCAACTAAGTTGTTCGACGATTTCCTGAACGAGTTCGAGGACTTGGATAACTCATATCGGAAACGCGGAGAAGAATTTGAATTCCAATATCTCGACGAATTTGAAAGCTTGGTAAATGAATCGATCGAGTCACTCTTGAAAGAGTTGCCAACCGCAGAGACAGGCGAACATTTAAGATTGGGGAATGCGGTCGTTGCCAACCTCACCCCTGCCGAAATTAAACAAATTGCCAGTCGTAGCGATGTAGAACAAATAGAATTTGATACGCCCCTAAAGTTGGAACTCGATCTGAGCGCTGTTAGCGTGGGTGTGGTTGAAGCCAGAACCCAAAAACTCGTTGGTACGGGCAAAGGCGTGATCGTCGCTGTCCTAGATGGAGAAGTTGATATTAACCATCCTGACCTTAAGGGTCGTGTGGTTCACAAGAAGAATTACACTCAGGAAGAGTGGGGCAACCCACATCCGCATGGCACCCATGTGGCGGGCATCATCGCGGGCAATGGCTCCAAGTACAAAGGCATGGCACCGGGGGCAGAAATCTGGAGCTATAAGATTTTTCCTACCCAACCCGGAGAATCGACCGAATCGAGAGGTGCCGATGCAATTGAGGATGTCGTGAAGGATATGCAGCAAGAGAAGCGATTACGGATTGCCAACTGTAGTTGGGGATCGTTTAGCCAAACGCTTGATGGCAACAGCGTCGTTTCCGAAACCGCTGAACGAGCGACGAAACTTGGCTTAGTGTTAGTGAAAAGCGCAGGCAACTCTGGCGACCAAGGACCCGGAAGCCTTACCATCCCGGCAGATGCCAGAGGGGATGTGATTGTGGTTGGAGCGTCTAGCCGCGATAGTACGAGCGTGATGCCTTTTAGTAGTCGGGGTCCAACGAGCGACAAGCGACTCAAGCCGGACATCCTGGCACCGGGCGAAAAAATTATGTCTGCAAAACCGGGTGGCGGCTACGTCAGGCTGTCGGGTACCAGTATGGCATCCCCCCATATTGCAGGGATTGCTGCCCTGATCTTAGAGCGTTATCCAAAGCTCCAACCTTTGCAGGTGAAGAAAATTCTGATGCAATCTGCCAAGAAACTGGATTCTTCTGAATTCGATGAGAATGCCCAGGGGGTGGGATTGGTGGATGCCGTCAAAGCGTTACAGCTAGCAGGGCAACCGCTCGCGGAAGCAGAGAAAGTCACCGCCATTCCATCGCTTAAAGAATGGACGCTGCGCGAACAGGTCAATATTGCTGTGCGAAACACGGGTGACGAAACGATGCAAGCGGTGAAAGCAACTCTAGTTGGACCTGACGGCATTAACCTGATTGGGCTTGACGGCAAGAAAGTGACGAGTGCCGAACAAGACTATGGCACGTTGCGAGTCGGTGCAGAGACAACCCGCGACTTTGGAATTGAAGTGCCTTCAAAGTTTAAGTCGCCTCAATGCCAGCTCACTTTAAACCTCAATTTCACGACGCCAACTGGCAAGAAGAAGACTCGTTCGTACAAGCTAACGCATCAAGTTCCCAGTCTTCAGCGCTAG
- a CDS encoding protease complex subunit PrcB family protein, protein MNVDFTTIARGSESGYQSASQMVIDNSEEWIDLWQQHTYNTEPPPPVPQVDFTSYSVVAVFAGEKPTSGYSVEILSVETSGSQSQEQLAITVQHRHPSAGDFVTEALTYPYHMIRIPRIDGRVVFKHI, encoded by the coding sequence ATGAATGTTGATTTCACAACTATTGCACGGGGGAGTGAAAGTGGTTATCAAAGCGCCAGTCAAATGGTAATTGACAACTCAGAGGAATGGATCGATCTCTGGCAACAGCACACCTATAATACCGAACCACCGCCACCCGTTCCTCAAGTGGATTTTACCTCCTACAGCGTAGTTGCCGTTTTTGCTGGAGAGAAGCCGACTAGCGGTTACTCGGTTGAGATTCTCAGTGTCGAAACCAGTGGCTCCCAAAGTCAGGAGCAACTCGCGATTACCGTTCAGCATCGCCACCCTAGCGCTGGAGACTTCGTGACAGAGGCGCTTACCTATCCGTATCACATGATTAGGATTCCCAGAATTGATGGGAGGGTCGTTTTTAAACACATTTAA
- a CDS encoding glycoside hydrolase family protein, giving the protein MNISQNCLELIKKWEGFSAKAYLDPVNIPTIGYGTIRYPNGQEVQMGDVISEPEAEDLMKLECDEFAEVVNQNVKVTLNQNQFDALVSFCYNVGVGGFQGSTLLKKLNAENYSEAGEQFLVWNKATKDGVKKVIDGLTNRRKDEKALFEETVGNGTPLEKAEPSPQNEVTWLEGYRESISDDNTIIVARKGKDVVEILTLESPKKEDLITVLRQYPNAKNFLLAPSNTVPSGERIIIQKRQPASITKVENPPSLQNSLLIMGMGAEDGTLASVKEDIEKLQTRLRDLGYYQGEIDGNFGFNTDQAVKVFQARYFGQNEADGKVGSLTWEKLWGQDAPPIPTPPLSPANPGKNYLKLTKTRQKDEYGCFVLKMEYYKDGQLKDSLNVCSGTPGQQIFNTGSNSVPKSLQPLPEGKWRIEDIKWAKEKDKYLGEFSTPGVGPVSTPLTYVGPSSTRRSEIEIHIDSNRRAGSPGTAGCVGLYTIADYQRFVSWLRETDPRDFYVDWGLGTSPKP; this is encoded by the coding sequence ATGAATATTTCGCAGAATTGTCTCGAACTAATCAAAAAATGGGAAGGATTCAGTGCCAAAGCTTATTTAGATCCTGTAAATATTCCTACCATTGGTTATGGAACAATTCGTTATCCAAATGGGCAAGAAGTCCAAATGGGAGATGTCATTTCAGAACCAGAAGCTGAAGATTTGATGAAGTTAGAGTGTGATGAATTTGCCGAAGTAGTTAATCAAAACGTTAAAGTGACGCTAAATCAAAACCAATTTGATGCTTTGGTTTCTTTTTGTTACAACGTAGGAGTAGGAGGATTTCAAGGGAGTACCTTACTCAAAAAACTTAACGCAGAAAATTATTCTGAAGCAGGAGAGCAATTTTTAGTCTGGAATAAAGCGACTAAAGATGGTGTGAAGAAAGTCATTGACGGATTGACTAATCGGCGCAAAGATGAAAAGGCTTTATTTGAAGAAACTGTTGGTAACGGAACTCCACTGGAGAAAGCAGAACCGTCACCGCAAAATGAAGTTACTTGGTTGGAAGGCTATCGAGAAAGTATCAGCGACGATAATACTATTATCGTCGCTCGTAAGGGCAAAGATGTCGTAGAAATTCTAACTCTAGAAAGCCCCAAAAAAGAAGATTTGATTACTGTCCTGCGTCAATATCCCAACGCCAAAAATTTCCTCCTTGCCCCCAGTAACACGGTTCCTTCTGGTGAGCGAATTATTATCCAAAAGAGGCAACCAGCCTCGATCACAAAAGTTGAAAATCCTCCTAGTTTGCAAAATTCTCTCTTAATTATGGGGATGGGAGCGGAAGACGGAACTCTAGCCTCCGTCAAGGAGGATATCGAGAAGCTACAAACGCGTCTGAGGGACTTGGGATATTATCAAGGAGAAATTGACGGTAACTTCGGTTTTAATACCGATCAAGCCGTTAAAGTTTTTCAGGCAAGATATTTTGGACAAAACGAAGCTGACGGCAAAGTCGGTTCACTAACTTGGGAGAAACTCTGGGGGCAAGATGCGCCACCTATCCCTACACCCCCTCTTTCTCCCGCAAATCCTGGAAAAAATTACCTCAAATTGACCAAAACGAGACAAAAAGATGAGTACGGGTGTTTCGTCCTCAAAATGGAATACTACAAAGATGGACAGCTTAAAGATTCCTTGAATGTGTGTTCTGGTACCCCTGGCCAGCAGATTTTTAACACTGGATCTAACAGCGTTCCTAAATCCTTACAACCTCTGCCGGAAGGAAAATGGCGGATCGAGGACATTAAATGGGCAAAGGAAAAGGATAAATACTTAGGAGAATTCTCTACTCCTGGGGTTGGGCCTGTTTCTACTCCCCTAACCTACGTGGGACCGAGTTCGACCCGACGAAGTGAGATCGAAATTCACATCGACTCGAATCGGCGAGCAGGCTCTCCTGGGACAGCAGGTTGCGTCGGATTATATACTATTGCCGATTATCAACGATTTGTCAGTTGGTTGCGCGAGACCGATCCGAGAGACTTCTATGTTGATTGGGGTTTAGGGACAAGTCCGAAACCATAA
- a CDS encoding CHASE2 domain-containing protein: MSKLVVFSFLGGDLNQGFTVVTAQLWCHNQFVPVKLIGSLPPAPELSELYRRWQLLYAAVYQRLGSNHRIKIHSQDITNISVNDFDEVCQQLQANINVWLKFESFQNIEQQLRTLLSRNDEIRVIIETNIVLLHRLPWHLWHFFEDYPKAELALSNHEYESPQLLQKSPTGKVKILAILGNRVGIDIDKDASLLQGLTDAKTTFLVEPTRQTLDEYLWNHDWDILFFAGHSNSLTDGEIGEICINQTESLAISQLKNGLKAAIRRGLKLAIFNSCDGIGLGRNLADLNIPQIIVMREGVPDLIAQEFLKNFLTAFADSKPFYLAVREARERLQGLENEFPCASWLPVICQNPTTVPTSWQELCGNFADTKFVGEVSTKGKIATPKFKLWTVLLSTLIVAISTAGLRYLGIFEKIELQTFDQMLRLRPKEDPDPRLIIVEITERDIQSRQEMTKGMKSISDSTLTKLLNKLQKYQPRVVGLDIYRDFADSPNKSNLIQLPTELNKENVVVVCKSRDSKYDPQGVKPPKDVPVGRQGFTDAIQDPDGIVRRQILMMAQEPSSTCTTPYSLSLQLVARYLSYENIQPKFNEDYVQFGSKVFKRLKPSRSGAYQQGVDLGGNQILVNYRNTDYQRVSLDDVLSDKFDHKSLKDKLVLIGVTANTVSDTWSTLYSTAQQDYQEIPGIFIQAQVVSQLLSAVLDQRPILWVLPYWGDILWICGWSGVGSLIIWRVRSLLDKGCTIFVTVVILYGVCAIALLKQGLWLPFIPSAFAVVASGVVIVLIQRRQEFFTLPEPLVK, encoded by the coding sequence ATGAGTAAGTTAGTTGTCTTCAGCTTCTTGGGAGGAGATTTAAATCAAGGATTTACTGTTGTCACGGCTCAACTTTGGTGTCATAACCAATTTGTACCCGTGAAATTAATAGGGAGTCTACCGCCAGCACCAGAACTAAGCGAACTCTACCGCAGATGGCAGTTACTCTACGCAGCAGTTTATCAACGCCTGGGAAGCAATCATCGTATAAAAATACATTCGCAAGACATAACCAATATTTCTGTCAATGACTTTGATGAAGTGTGTCAACAGCTACAAGCCAATATCAATGTTTGGTTAAAATTTGAGTCATTTCAGAATATTGAACAGCAGTTGCGAACTCTACTCAGTCGTAATGATGAAATTAGAGTAATTATTGAAACAAATATAGTTCTACTGCATCGCTTGCCTTGGCATCTGTGGCATTTTTTTGAAGATTACCCGAAAGCGGAATTAGCTTTGAGCAATCATGAGTATGAATCTCCTCAACTATTACAAAAATCTCCTACAGGTAAAGTCAAAATTTTAGCAATTCTAGGCAATAGAGTCGGTATTGATATTGATAAAGACGCCTCTTTGTTACAAGGTTTAACAGATGCTAAAACCACCTTTCTTGTAGAACCAACACGACAAACACTTGACGAGTATCTATGGAATCACGATTGGGATATTCTATTTTTTGCCGGACATAGCAATAGTCTCACTGATGGAGAGATTGGGGAAATTTGCATCAATCAAACAGAAAGTTTAGCAATTTCGCAGTTAAAAAATGGACTTAAGGCAGCAATTAGACGCGGTTTGAAACTGGCAATTTTCAATTCTTGTGACGGAATTGGTTTAGGACGAAATTTAGCTGATTTAAACATTCCCCAAATAATTGTAATGCGGGAAGGAGTGCCAGATTTAATAGCACAGGAATTTTTAAAAAACTTTCTTACCGCCTTTGCAGATAGCAAACCATTTTACTTGGCTGTGCGAGAAGCGCGAGAAAGACTTCAAGGACTAGAAAATGAATTTCCTTGTGCCAGTTGGTTGCCAGTTATCTGTCAAAATCCCACAACTGTTCCTACTTCGTGGCAAGAACTGTGCGGTAATTTTGCTGATACTAAATTTGTAGGTGAAGTTTCGACAAAAGGTAAAATTGCAACACCAAAATTCAAACTTTGGACTGTACTACTTAGTACTTTGATTGTGGCTATTTCAACAGCAGGTTTGAGATACTTGGGAATCTTTGAGAAAATCGAACTGCAAACTTTCGATCAAATGCTACGGTTGCGACCTAAGGAAGACCCAGATCCAAGGTTGATAATTGTAGAAATTACTGAAAGAGATATTCAATCACGACAAGAGATGACCAAAGGAATGAAATCCATTTCGGATAGCACGTTAACTAAATTGCTCAACAAATTACAAAAGTATCAGCCGCGAGTTGTTGGACTGGATATTTATAGAGACTTCGCTGACTCCCCAAATAAATCAAATCTAATACAACTTCCGACTGAACTTAATAAAGAGAATGTTGTTGTTGTCTGCAAAAGCCGCGATAGTAAATATGATCCCCAAGGTGTTAAACCTCCGAAAGACGTACCTGTAGGACGTCAGGGTTTTACTGATGCAATTCAAGACCCAGATGGTATCGTCCGTCGCCAAATTTTGATGATGGCACAAGAGCCTTCTTCGACTTGTACAACGCCTTATTCGCTTTCGTTGCAATTAGTTGCTCGTTACTTATCTTACGAAAATATTCAACCTAAATTTAATGAAGATTATGTACAGTTTGGCTCTAAAGTATTTAAACGTTTAAAACCTAGTCGCAGTGGTGCCTATCAACAAGGAGTTGATTTAGGTGGAAATCAAATACTTGTCAATTACCGTAATACAGATTATCAGAGAGTTTCCCTTGATGATGTATTAAGTGATAAATTTGACCATAAATCACTTAAAGATAAGCTAGTGCTCATTGGAGTGACAGCTAATACAGTCAGCGATACTTGGTCAACTCTCTACAGTACTGCACAGCAAGATTACCAAGAAATACCAGGGATATTTATACAAGCACAAGTGGTTAGCCAACTTTTGAGTGCTGTTTTAGACCAACGTCCAATTCTTTGGGTTTTGCCTTACTGGGGCGATATTCTCTGGATATGCGGCTGGTCTGGAGTTGGGAGTCTGATTATTTGGCGGGTGCGATCGCTCTTAGATAAGGGATGCACCATCTTTGTGACGGTTGTCATATTATATGGAGTTTGTGCGATCGCTCTTTTAAAACAAGGGCTATGGTTGCCATTTATTCCTTCTGCCTTTGCCGTGGTTGCAAGCGGTGTTGTTATAGTGTTGATTCAACGCCGTCAGGAATTTTTTACGCTTCCAGAACCCTTAGTTAAATAA
- a CDS encoding DUF1822 family protein, producing the protein MTSAFTEPQELLLEISPSLQTSSWQESQVYATPSSRWRAYMNQICLHGFLNWVKAEYVPEASIWYSSPGIPAFWEFVNGTAILLKEKRVVLIPSEAIDDSELEVPQEWVDIPSWAADYYLAVQVTPDGEWVRIWGYITHTELKSLADYDQVDRTYCIDARHLIKDLNAFWMTYQFCETEEMKAEIAPLPELSTVQAENLVQRLGNSSATLPRLTVPFITWGVLLENEQWRQRLYEERLRYLQQAAPTQFSQVQVNLSRWLEQIYDVYWQAIETFFEQNSSSLAFNFRTSFGLNAAAIKRAKLIDLGIEKEAQKVILLVALIPEANQQVRIHVQLHPACNQPSLPANIKLVLLSDRGEILQQVQARIQDIYVQLKLFDGEVGECFSILVALDSCQITESFVI; encoded by the coding sequence ATGACTTCCGCTTTTACAGAACCGCAGGAACTATTGTTAGAAATATCACCATCATTACAGACAAGTTCTTGGCAAGAAAGCCAAGTGTACGCCACACCTAGCAGTCGCTGGCGTGCTTACATGAATCAAATTTGCCTTCATGGGTTTCTGAATTGGGTAAAAGCTGAATATGTTCCAGAAGCAAGTATCTGGTACAGTTCCCCTGGTATTCCTGCTTTTTGGGAATTTGTCAATGGTACAGCAATTTTGTTAAAGGAAAAGCGAGTCGTTTTAATTCCCAGCGAGGCAATTGATGATAGTGAGTTAGAAGTTCCTCAAGAATGGGTAGACATTCCCAGTTGGGCAGCAGACTATTATTTAGCAGTGCAAGTCACACCAGATGGCGAGTGGGTAAGAATTTGGGGCTACATAACCCATACTGAACTTAAATCACTAGCAGACTATGACCAAGTAGATAGGACTTATTGTATAGATGCACGGCACTTAATTAAAGACCTTAATGCTTTTTGGATGACCTACCAATTTTGTGAAACAGAGGAGATGAAAGCGGAGATCGCTCCACTACCAGAATTATCGACTGTTCAAGCAGAAAATCTTGTGCAACGGTTAGGTAATTCCTCTGCAACATTACCGAGACTTACAGTGCCATTTATAACCTGGGGAGTGCTACTAGAAAATGAGCAGTGGCGGCAGCGTTTGTACGAAGAAAGGCTGCGATATCTACAACAGGCTGCGCCAACGCAATTTTCCCAAGTACAAGTGAATCTCAGTCGTTGGCTGGAGCAGATTTACGATGTTTATTGGCAAGCTATAGAGACTTTTTTTGAGCAAAATTCTAGTAGCCTAGCTTTTAATTTCCGTACTTCTTTCGGGTTAAATGCTGCCGCTATCAAACGCGCCAAGCTGATTGACTTGGGAATAGAAAAAGAGGCTCAAAAAGTTATTTTATTAGTTGCCTTAATACCAGAAGCTAACCAACAAGTTAGGATTCACGTGCAACTACATCCAGCTTGTAATCAACCTTCCCTACCTGCTAATATCAAGCTAGTGTTACTTTCAGATCGAGGAGAAATACTTCAACAAGTACAAGCAAGAATTCAAGATATTTATGTGCAGTTGAAACTCTTTGATGGGGAAGTGGGAGAATGTTTTAGCATCCTGGTTGCTCTTGATAGTTGCCAGATTACAGAAAGTTTTGTGATTTAG
- a CDS encoding sigma-70 family RNA polymerase sigma factor: MRPRQKIIEMFSTFVELEGDRFSKWLIDIKLHRNIQNCLEYSPFVPNSENFWALHWHKCWREESNSLARMHLSAYLQEPNYWAAKKTIAKFTNSQHSLADYFQMANAEIETILKNFNLEKCSSLKAYATMAVPSRLKDILRQRKEADICTSWALLRKVSKKQLLEALAQAGLSPILIAQYRLAWTCFKELYVQNQPGGTKSLPEPEPQLWEAIVNLYNRERQNQLTQPTPQCTREKIEQWLTQATVYVRGYLYPPVSSLNLAISEDDSTTTFDLPDPFSDSLIAQMIAQEDAQNQQNQQSQIEAVLLKTLQTFEAKSQEILKLYYQQGLTQPHIVECLQMSQPTVSRRLLKARELMLAALIQWSQDTLNISVTSNLVNDMSSALEEWLKVKYGESR; the protein is encoded by the coding sequence ATGCGTCCTCGTCAAAAAATTATCGAGATGTTCTCAACCTTCGTTGAGTTAGAAGGAGACAGATTCAGCAAATGGTTGATTGATATCAAACTGCATCGAAATATTCAAAATTGCTTGGAGTATTCACCATTCGTCCCTAACTCAGAAAATTTTTGGGCGTTACATTGGCACAAGTGCTGGCGAGAGGAATCTAATAGCCTTGCTAGAATGCATTTATCTGCTTATTTACAGGAACCAAATTATTGGGCTGCTAAAAAAACAATTGCCAAATTTACAAATAGTCAACATAGCCTAGCAGATTATTTTCAAATGGCGAATGCTGAAATTGAAACAATTCTCAAAAATTTTAATCTAGAAAAATGCTCTAGCTTAAAAGCCTATGCTACTATGGCAGTTCCCAGTCGGCTAAAAGATATTTTACGCCAACGCAAAGAAGCTGATATTTGCACAAGTTGGGCATTGTTACGCAAAGTAAGCAAAAAGCAGTTATTAGAAGCTCTTGCTCAAGCTGGATTATCACCTATTCTAATTGCCCAATATCGACTCGCCTGGACTTGTTTCAAAGAACTGTATGTTCAAAACCAACCAGGTGGCACAAAGTCACTACCAGAACCAGAACCCCAACTTTGGGAAGCTATTGTTAACCTCTACAACCGTGAACGCCAAAATCAGTTAACTCAACCTACTCCACAATGCACGAGAGAGAAAATTGAACAGTGGTTAACCCAGGCAACTGTGTACGTGCGTGGTTATCTGTATCCACCTGTTAGTTCTCTAAATTTAGCGATATCAGAAGATGACTCCACAACAACTTTTGATTTGCCAGATCCATTCTCTGACTCATTAATCGCTCAGATGATAGCCCAAGAGGATGCCCAAAACCAACAAAATCAACAATCTCAGATTGAAGCTGTTTTGTTAAAAACTTTACAAACTTTTGAGGCAAAAAGCCAGGAAATACTTAAACTTTACTACCAACAGGGGTTGACTCAGCCACATATTGTAGAATGCCTACAAATGAGTCAGCCTACTGTTTCTCGCCGACTGCTCAAAGCTAGAGAATTAATGCTAGCAGCGTTGATCCAATGGAGTCAAGATACGCTTAATATTTCTGTGACTTCCAACCTAGTTAATGATATGAGTAGTGCTTTGGAAGAATGGTTGAAAGTTAAGTATGGGGAATCTCGCTGA
- a CDS encoding glycosyltransferase, with protein sequence MHIGFLNPQGNFDSGNSHIMKHPDFGGQLIYVKQVAIAIAQMGHKVDILTRQIIDPEWPEFAQAIDTYPGVDNVRIIRLPAGPKEFLPKEFLWSHLVSDWVPNILKFYQQQGGLPDAMTAHYADGGLCGVLIEEETGIPFTFTAHSLGAQKMDKLEVTPENLTEIDEQFQFRYRILAERLSMNRSAVNITSTRQERFEQYSHQVYCGAVDVDNDNRFAVIPPGADFSIFGAKARSENEEATYQLIQERLARDIAEPRRDLPTIIASSRLEPKKNVLGLVQAFAMSSTLQERANLVLLTGGLDDPLREEASDDMTEEVLAPIREVVKQKDLWGKISGFGLSDQSQESLAAAYRFMVKCRSVFALTALYEPFGLAPLEAAVAGLPVIATKNGGPSESLQQGNNEYGVLVDPEDPADIARGLERLLCDTQEWKYFAQAGQQRVLKMYTWESTAENYLTLLDSILSSSETRPRADLLPIHPYFRNPESQTDVSLKELSNLYFGTSRKVLSTSSP encoded by the coding sequence ATGCACATTGGATTTCTCAACCCTCAAGGCAATTTTGATTCAGGCAATAGTCACATAATGAAACACCCAGATTTTGGGGGTCAGCTGATTTATGTTAAGCAAGTCGCCATAGCCATAGCTCAAATGGGTCATAAAGTTGATATTCTCACCCGTCAAATCATTGACCCGGAGTGGCCAGAGTTTGCCCAAGCGATTGACACTTATCCAGGGGTCGATAACGTTCGCATTATCCGTTTACCAGCAGGGCCAAAAGAATTTTTGCCTAAAGAGTTTTTGTGGTCTCATCTAGTTAGTGATTGGGTACCCAACATCCTGAAATTTTATCAACAGCAGGGTGGCTTACCCGATGCAATGACTGCCCACTACGCCGATGGCGGACTATGTGGTGTTCTGATTGAAGAAGAGACAGGTATACCTTTTACCTTTACTGCTCATTCTCTCGGCGCTCAAAAGATGGACAAACTGGAAGTTACCCCAGAAAATCTCACAGAAATAGATGAGCAATTCCAGTTCAGATATCGCATCTTAGCCGAACGCCTGAGCATGAATCGCTCGGCCGTTAATATCACCAGTACACGACAGGAACGCTTTGAACAGTACTCTCATCAAGTCTATTGTGGTGCGGTGGATGTAGATAATGACAACCGTTTTGCGGTGATTCCACCGGGAGCAGATTTCTCGATTTTCGGTGCAAAGGCGCGTTCCGAAAACGAGGAGGCTACCTACCAACTCATTCAGGAGCGATTGGCACGGGACATTGCAGAACCACGTCGAGATTTGCCCACCATCATCGCATCCAGTCGATTAGAGCCTAAAAAAAACGTATTAGGGTTGGTGCAAGCCTTTGCAATGAGTTCAACACTTCAGGAACGAGCTAACTTGGTGCTACTTACAGGGGGGCTGGACGATCCTTTACGAGAGGAGGCTAGTGACGACATGACTGAAGAGGTATTAGCCCCCATTCGGGAGGTGGTGAAACAAAAGGACTTGTGGGGCAAGATCAGTGGATTTGGGTTGTCAGATCAGTCTCAAGAGTCACTAGCAGCAGCCTATCGGTTTATGGTTAAATGCCGCTCGGTGTTCGCGCTGACCGCACTCTACGAACCCTTTGGACTTGCTCCCTTAGAAGCAGCAGTTGCAGGTTTACCAGTGATAGCAACCAAGAACGGTGGCCCTAGCGAGAGCTTGCAACAGGGAAATAACGAATATGGCGTACTCGTTGACCCAGAAGATCCTGCTGATATTGCGCGGGGCTTGGAGCGGTTGCTATGTGATACTCAGGAGTGGAAGTATTTTGCCCAAGCTGGTCAGCAACGGGTGCTGAAGATGTACACTTGGGAATCTACTGCTGAAAACTACCTGACTTTGCTTGATTCGATTCTGTCTTCATCGGAAACCCGCCCTCGCGCTGACCTGCTTCCCATCCATCCCTACTTCCGTAATCCAGAATCGCAGACCGATGTTTCTTTGAAAGAATTGAGCAACCTCTACTTTGGAACTAGTCGAAAGGTACTAAGTACATCTAGCCCGTGA
- a CDS encoding phosphopantetheine-binding protein, with protein sequence MVLESLPLTPNGKVDRHALPIPETITFHNQDYVAPRSQVEELLAEIWAKVLGKEQVGVHDNFFELGGHSLLATQLTSRIRDTFQIDLPVRNLFEAATVEQLARCIDTMYWTAKNVNNTETTGIQREEVEF encoded by the coding sequence ATGGTATTGGAATCTCTACCTCTAACACCTAATGGCAAAGTCGATCGCCATGCTTTACCCATACCTGAGACAATTACTTTCCATAATCAAGATTATGTGGCACCGCGATCGCAGGTTGAAGAGTTACTTGCAGAAATTTGGGCTAAAGTCTTGGGAAAAGAGCAAGTAGGCGTTCACGACAATTTCTTTGAATTGGGCGGTCATTCTCTACTAGCTACTCAGCTAACTTCCCGGATTCGGGACACCTTCCAAATAGATTTGCCTGTACGCAATTTGTTTGAAGCAGCAACTGTTGAACAACTTGCTAGGTGTATTGACACAATGTATTGGACAGCAAAAAATGTAAATAACACTGAAACTACCGGAATTCAGCGAGAAGAAGTAGAATTTTGA